Proteins encoded by one window of Culicoides brevitarsis isolate CSIRO-B50_1 chromosome 2, AGI_CSIRO_Cbre_v1, whole genome shotgun sequence:
- the LOC134832222 gene encoding uncharacterized protein LOC134832222 yields the protein MSNDTKPKSTQTLEEWKEFAIKQQKEFASSLSDQYWDRYCFEITENDLKEHEKSNWFTRKFVQKQKNYEVHQDIEDEMQRKMLFRKISHAIYGLPKEDSKVCDLNEKQQELVHDIMKKCMKHSVSREYVDFACINVSVFFKERLKIKVPLFRVRSIEEESKNKIKDCKFIDHKGRVYDSFDNYKKDNIHNKWDKAYLCFPKDGYYTEKQEFVFHDTEKPKRTLEEWKKLAVEQQTVFANSLSDRNWDRFRFEITENDLKEPEKPNWLIQKINEYQNNKNNGTLDIYRGPIVNLNFTEIESPRNKLFQKISYAIYGAPKDESATCGLNEKEQELVNEIMIKCMKHSVSREYVDFACIFVSIFLTEETQIVVPLFRVRSIEEESKDKIKDCKFIDHYGRVYDSFDIYKEDNTWDKAYLCFPKDGYYTEKQEFVFHDQQTRGSFNAFIEKASIVTGVGATVGTVGGLVMTLFPATAPIAATVMTCSAFVGAPGAIFGTGKSIATLVDRVKHEKSINFSDSEARSCWLMTATSAISVGTLASTRILVAASRGGNLVSGWARAGVTGLMGANVTLSGANFLNMTYNLYEKNEAGEEITRLEIFQLTTSFFFFTHSAVNFKTANSIVKDIHGQEAESLRMSINKKSQKYFDEMQKAYKETVKPGKFSELEGQAQFVREMIKIDDLKGFYKQIQMTPDRQFRINKEYTMSARKFVTLTNEQRSNIMTNSQQLNSGKISLEQFIQNTQNIRKEVRIRSDRETMEAATNLKEKYGIDVKKFKINGKNHKLSPAEIHELHNLYKNVDVETISYAKEFADNNANTPNEYNNAVKYAIRNIESKVDQLENQSKQKATQEIVKNLRETNELDSAFKSSCKEYESNSSKVKFCNSKSAANHFDKHGQKFGNDPEAMKAYNETAAKLMKSNPTDEVWTPDGEGVKKTYQVDGEKCVTFTEMKNGKLGEEVVLTLYKKNVPNSSTNTQSSYFDVFTNPNNYFPIFESIFKHFDINGQTFTSFLINFLTSNEQYANIAHLVLNRNPATMNWKVVENGLVANWFEDMDDSEYKITYTKTDDSDKEGIISLYKDNECVMADVYVE from the coding sequence atgtcTAACGATACGAAGCCGAAAAGTACTCAAACCCTCGAAGAATGGAAAGAATTCGcaattaaacaacaaaaagaatTTGCAAGCTCTTTAAGTGATCAATACTGGGATAGATATTGCTTTGAAATTACTGAAAATGATCTGAAAGAACATGAAAAATCTAATTGGTTCACACGAAAGTTtgttcaaaagcaaaaaaattatgaagttCATCAAGACATAGAAGATGAAATGCAACGCAAGATGCTCTTTCGTAAGATTTCCCATGCAATTTATGGTCTACCGAAAGAAGATTCCAAAGTTTGTGATTTAAACGAGAAGCAACAAGAGCTCGTTCATgacattatgaaaaaatgcatgaaacaCAGTGTTTCACGAGAATATGTAGATTTTGCCTGTATAAATGTCTcagtttttttcaaggaaaggcttaaaattaaagttccaTTATTCAGAGTGCGAAGCATTGAGGAAgaaagtaaaaacaaaataaaggaTTGCAAGTTTATCGATCATAAAGGACGAGTTTACGACTCGTttgataattataaaaagGACAATATACATAATAAATGGGACAAAGCCTACTTATGCTTTCCAAAAGATGGATATTATACTGAAAAGCaagaatttgtttttcatgACACTGAAAAACCGAAAAGAACGCTTGAAGAATGGAAAAAGTTGGCAGTTGAACAACAAACTGTATTTGCAAACTCATTAAGCGATCGTAATTGGGATCGATTTCGTTTTGAAATTAcggaaaatgatttaaaagaaCCAGAAAAGCCCAACTGGCTTATTCAAAAGATTAatgaatatcaaaataataagaataacGGAACTCTTGACATTTACCGAGGACCAATTGTTAATCTAAACTTCACGGAAATTGAATCGCCTCGCAATAagctctttcaaaaaatttcctatgCAATTTATGGTGCACCAAAAGACGAATCAGCTACTTGTGGTTTGAATGAGAAAGAACAAGAGCTCGTTAATGAAATCATGATAAAGTGTATGAAGCACAGTGTTTCACGAGAATATGTAGACTTCGCTTGTATatttgtgtcaatttttttgacagaagaAACTCAAATTGTGGTTCCATTGTTCAGAGTGCGGAGCATTGAGGAAGAAAGTAAAGACAAAATAAAGGATTGCAAGTTCATTGATCATTATGGACGAGTTTATGATTCGTTTGATATTTATAAAGAGGATAATACGTGGGATAAAGCTTACTTGTGCTTTCCAAAAGATGGATATTATACTGAAAAGCAAGAATTTGTGTTTCACGATCAACAAACGAGAGGAAGTTTTAATGCATTTATCGAAAAAGCATCAATTGTAACTGGCGTTGGAGCGACAGTTGGAACAGTAGGTGGCTTGGTAATGACACTTTTTCCGGCAACAGCTCCAATTGCAGCAACGGTAATGACATGTTCAGCGTTTGTAGGAGCTCCTGGAGCGATTTTTGGAACAGGAAAGAGCATTGCCACATTAGTTGATCGCGTGAAACATGAGAAAAGTATAAATTTCAGTGATTCAGAAGCGCGATCATGTTGGTTGATGACAGCAACGAGCGCAATATCAGTTGGAACTTTAGCCTCTACTCGAATTTTAGTAGCTGCTTCAAGAGGAGGCAATTTAGTATCTGGTTGGGCTAGAGCTGGCGTTACGGGACTAATGGGCGCTAATGTTACTTTATCTGGCGCTAATTTCCTCAATATGACATacaatttgtatgaaaagaaCGAAGCAGGCGAAGAAATAACTCGACTAGAGATCTTCCAATTAACTAcatctttcttctttttcacgCATAGTGCGGTCAATTTCAAAACGGCAAACTCAATTGTAAAAGATATTCATGGGCAAGAAGCTGAATCTTTACGAATGTCTATCAATAAAAAGAGCCAAAAGTACTTTGATGAAATGCAAAAGGCTTACAAAGAAACTGTTAAACCTGGAAAATTCAGCGAGTTGGAAGGACAGGCTCAATTCGTTCGTGAAATGATAAAGATTGACGATCTCAAAGGTTTTTACAAACAAATCCAAATGACACCCGATAGGCAATTCCGCATTAACAAAGAATACACGATGAGTGCTCGTAAGTTTGTTACATTAACAAATGAACAACGAAGCAATATCATGACAAATTCCCAACAACTCAACAGTGGTAAAATATCGTTAGAACAGTTCATTCAAAATACCCAAAACATACGAAAAGAAGTTCGCATCAGATCAGACAGGGAAACAATGGAAGCTGCTACAAACCTAAAGGAAAAATATGGAATCGatgtgaaaaagtttaaaatcaaCGGAAAGAATCACAAACTAAGTCCAGCAGAAATTCACGAGCTACATAATCTTTATAAGAATGTAGATGTCGAAACGATATCTTATGCCAAAGAATTCGCTGACAATAATGCCAACACCCCAAACGAATACAATAACGCTGTAAAATATGCCATTCGAAACATTGAAAGTAAAGTCGATCAActtgaaaatcaatcaaaacaaAAGGCAACAcaagaaattgttaaaaaccTTCGTGAAACGAATGAACTTGATAGTGCATTTAAAAGTTCTTGCAAAGAATACGAATCCAATAGCTCCAAggttaaattttgcaattcaaAATCTGCAGCAAATCATTTTGACAAACATGGTCAAAAATTCGGAAACGATCCTGAAGCTATGAAAGCTTATAATGAAACCGCGgcgaaattgatgaaaagtaATCCAACTGACGAGGTTTGGACCCCTGATGGAGAAGGAGTAAAAAAAACCTATCAAGTCgatggagaaaaatgtgttACATttactgaaatgaaaaatggaaaattaggCGAGGAAGTTGTATTAACATTATACAAGAAAAATGTTCCAAACTCTTCAACAAACACTCAATCGAGTTATTTTGACGTATTTACAAATCCCAACAactattttccaatttttgaatcaatttttaaacatttcgaCATAAATGGGCAAACTTTTACCTCATTTCTCATCAACTTTTTAACAAGTAACGAACAGTATGCGAATATTGCGCATCTCGTACTCAATCGAAATCCAGCAACGATGAATTGGAAAGTCGTTGAAAATGGTTTAGTAGCCAATTGGTTCGAGGATATGGATGATTCCGAATACAAAATCACATACACGAAAACGGATGATAGCGACAAAGAAGGAATTATCTCGTTGTACAAGGATAATGAGTGTGTCATGGCCGACGTTTATGTTGAATGA
- the LOC134829258 gene encoding cysteine sulfinic acid decarboxylase, whose product MPLLDFEIAASENGASAKQASLQDDASSVLSSGVESGSSGSEDELSTSPAKLTSKFRLNQDSSKMAATNKNGLMPSSSSNMEGRYASLPNRAKHEKFLRNFVDEVIQLAVFNGTDRANKVLEWKSPEEMLKLVDLELKSEPDSDEKLMELMRDTIKYSVKTGHPYFVNQLFSAVDAYALAGQWLTDALNPSVYTYEVAPVLILMEEIVLQEMRQIVGWNGGKGDGIFCPGGSIANGYAIACARYNFMPEIKTRGLFGLPRLVLFTSEDAHYSVKKLASFMGIGFDNVFPIKTDSRGKMCLVNLEQQIQRAITEGGKPFMVSATAGTTVLGAFDPLEGIADLCAKYNMWFHVDAAWGGGALMSKKYRQLLKGVERADSVTWNPHKLLTAPQQCSTFLTRHENILSQCNSTNATYLFQKDKFYDTKYDTGDKHIQCGRRADVLKFWFMWRAKGTRGFEQHVDQAFDCAEYFTRTIKQRPGFEMVLDVPECTNVCFWYVPPSLRNRPAPQTDAEREAYRDALHRVAPKVKERMMKSGAMMITYQPIHDKPNFFRLVIQNSALTHADMNHIIETIEKLAEDL is encoded by the exons ATGCCATTGTTGGATTTTGAAATTGCAGCCAGTGAGAATGGTGCATCAGCCAAGCAAGCGTCGCTACAAGACGATGCAAGCAGTGTGTTATCAAGCGGGGTTGAGAGTGGCAGTAGTGGTTCAGAGGATGAACTATCAACATCCCCAGCAAAATTAACGTCGAAATTCCGCTTGAATCAAGATAGCAGCAAAATGGCAGCAACGAACAAAAATGGATTAATGCCAAGTAGCAGTAGCAACATGGAAGGTCGTTACGCGAGTTTACCAAACCGCGCAAAACACGAGAAATTTTTGCGTAATTTTGTCGATGAGGTTATCCAATTGGCGGTGTTCAATGGCACAGATCGTGCGAATAAAGTGCTCGAATGGAAGAGTCCCGAGGAGATGTTGAAACTCGTGGATTTGGAGTTGAAAAGTGAACCGGATTCCGATGAGAAACTCATGGAATTGATGCGAGACACGATCAAGTATTCCGTTAAGACGGGACATCCGTATTTTGTGAATCAATTGTTCTCCGCTGTGGATGCTTATGCGTTGGCGGGACAATGGTTGACGGATGCCTTGAATCCGAGTGTTTATACGTACGAAGTAGCGCCCGTGTTGATTTTGATGGAGGAAATTGTGTTGCAGGAGATGAGACAGATTGTTGGATGGAATGGAGGGAAAGGCGATGGAATCTTTTGTCCGGGAGGATCGATTGCTAATGGATATGCCATCGCTTGTGCTCGTTACAACTTTATGCCAGAAATTAag actcGAGGTCTCTTTGGTTTGCCCCGTCTCGTTCTCTTCACATCGGAAGACGCTCACTATTCCGTGAAGAAACTCGCGTCATTCATGGGCATCGGTTTCGACAACGTCTTCCCCATCAAGACAGATTCGCGTGGCAAGATGTGTCTCGTCAACTTGGAGCAGCAAATTCAAAGGGCAATAACCGAAGGCGGAAAGCCATTTATGGTATCAGCGACAG CCGGCACAACAGTCCTGGGGGCATTCGATCCATTGGAAGGTATTGCAGACCTTTGCGCCAAATACAACATGTGGTTCCATGTCGATGCTGCATGGGGCGGCGGTGCCCTGATGTCTAAGAAATACCGACAATTGCTGAAAGGAGTTGAACG TGCCGATTCCGTTACATGGAACCCGCATAAATTGCTGACAGCTCCCCAACAATGCTCGACATTCTTGACGCGACACGAAAacattttgtcccaatgtaaCTCGACAAATGCCACGTACCTCTTCCAAAAGGACAAATTCTACGACACAAAATACGACACGGGCGACAAACACATTCAGTGCGGGCGTCGTGCCGATGTCCTCAAATTTTGGTTTATGTGGCGCGCCAAGGGCACCCGAGGTTTCGAGCAACATGTCGATCAGGCATTCGATTGTGCGGAATATTTTACGCGCACCATTAAGCAACGACCCGGCTTCGAGATGGTTTTAGACGTGCCCGAATGCACAAACGTGTGTTTCTGGTATGTGCCGCCATCGCTGAGAAATCGCCCCGCACCCCAAACCGACGCTGAACGAGAAGCGTACCGAGATGCGCTGCACCGCGTCGCTCCCAAAGTCAAGGAACGCATGATGAAAAGTGGCGCCATGATGATCACCTACCAACCAATTCACGACAAACCAAACTTCTTCCGACTCGTTATTCAGAATTCCGCTCTTACGCACGCCGACATGAATCACATTATCGAGACGATCGAAAAGTTGGCGGAGGATTTgtag